The proteins below come from a single Conger conger chromosome 10, fConCon1.1, whole genome shotgun sequence genomic window:
- the LOC133139575 gene encoding tumor necrosis factor receptor superfamily member 1A-like, whose amino-acid sequence MKFSRWIFLWIMPMVAVSLGSVPLDTTPPSLEIVRRYPRWVGENRGRRSAPEAPVCKAEDLEADPNKFCLKCPPGYHSNKATECEKGCQCLRCPDGSYTDKNNSLRECRACYSCDEESSVIQVAPCRHDRQTQCGCRKGYYVSDSSLQNFACRKCKCRDRSVHAACSAINDTQCGPCHSNFYEDDEQTCQPCTQ is encoded by the exons ATGAAGTTCTCAAGATGGATATTCTTGTGG ATTATGCCGATGGTAGCGGTTTCTCTCGGCAGTGTCCCCCTTGACACCACACCCCCTTCGTTAGAGATCGTGAGAAGATACCCCAGATGGGTtggggagaacaggggcagaaGATCAGCCCCGGAGGCACCTGTCTGCAAGGCGGAGGACCTGGAAGCCGACCCAAATAAGTTCTGCCTGAAGTGTCCTCCAG GGTACCATTCAAATAAGGCGACTGAGTGCGAGAAAGGATGTCAGTGTTTACGCTGTCCCGATGGATCCTACACTGACAAGAACAACTCGCTGAGGGAATGTCGAGCATGTTACTCTTGTGATGAAGAAA GCTCTGTGATACAGGTGGCTCCGTGCAGACACGACCGTCAGACTCAGTGCGGCTGCAGGAAGGGGTACTACGTGTCCGACTCCAGCCTGCAGAACTTTGCGTGCCGCAAGTGCAAGTGCAGGGACCGCAGCGTGCACGCAGCCT GCTCGGCGATAAACGACACACAGTGTGGGCCCTGTCATTCCAACTTTTACGAAGATGACGAGCAGACATGCCAGCCCTGCACACAGTAA